The nucleotide sequence agtttctgGTCTTCTCTCCTCTGAACTGTAGGCGattgacatttgtgtttataattAAAGTTATCTGGATAAAATACACTATTAGCATGTAGTATAGTAATAATTTGTGTGGTATTTCGATGCTGTTACTGCACAGTTGAGGAACCCCCTACTTAGTTTCAGACAGTTTACTGAAGTGAAAGTATTACTTAAGTTGCCCAGACATAGTCAGTTAGAGTGTCTGGAGCCATATGGAAAATTACCCAAGAACACGAGTGGCAAACTTAAGTTTTAGTGTCTCAAGTGAAAATCTTGAAAATTGGGAAGTGCAAGTTTGcagagtgtaaaaacaacatatttggGTGAGGTCATTGCATCACTGGGGCCCTTGTAGCGTCTGTTTTTGAAGATGACCCACTGTACTTCATTCTCTTTGTAGGGGGCAAAGTCAAGACACACTGAAGAGAAAAGGGTAAAAGTATAGATTTAGTATAAGTAGGTAGCAGAGTAGAGACATTCATCTGAAAGTCAGACTAGTTTTAAAtggttactttccacctctgctcCTAGTTGAccatatatttgtattttactaGAGCCTGGCTTAGTTTTTTCCTCCATTCCAatctaacaaaacaaaatactagCCCAGCTATAGTTGTAAACATGTAGTTAGTTCCATTTATCTTGACAGACAGAGCAGGAACAAAAAATTCCCTCCTCATAAATTGAAATCCATCCCTTGGGTCTTTGGCCGAGGCAGAGGAATTTCTGGGCGGTCATATGCTGCGGTCATTATCTATTTGCCGTTGCTTTCACAATTCTTGGTGATTGTAGAGTGTACTTGTGCCGCCATTTGTGAAGAAGGAAGCCAAGTTGTCGGAGATCTTGAAAGAAGAATCTAGCTTTAATGTGACTTCCGGTATAAACACAGCCCTGTGCTGCAAGCTGTGTAAACAGAGCTGGCATTAAAACTAGACTGAACGTGTGCATGCGCTCACCAACAGCTACTTCAAAACCCCGGTGTCACCGGTGATAACGCATTGCATTGGATCTGTCCAGCAGGTTCATTCACTGAAGCAAAGAAACTTGGTCATCTGTGTCGTCATGTGAAATCCACAAGTGGAGGGAGGAGAAAACATCCAAATGTCAagtaaacagtaaaaatgtGGTGCTGGAAAGACAAACTATTAGCTTATTTTGACACTGACGGGATGACGGAGGTGTCAAACACCATGAAATtccatttttaaaagtaaacaaattaATAATGGTGGCTTGAATCCGTGCTTCCTTGGAGAGGATGAGCCGAGGAGTCAGTTTGAATTTGTAGACCAGTTTTTCTCACTCAAAGTCTGACCACTTTGTGGCTTCTTGGGAGAAAAAATGGATGTACAGGCCCTGCAATTACATGACATGCATCTGCTTTCTTCTCTTTGTCTCCTTGTTTTTTAAAGCACTCCCCTGGCCACAATACTACACACAaattaatgtgtttattgtttgagTAACTAGAGATGGttgcttttttctcttttttctccttttattccCAGCTTTTCTGAaacgtatgatttttaaaaggGCTTGGTCAGCCTGTTCCAGTAAACGCCGTCATGTCCTGTGAGAATTAGGCCCACATTGTGTATTGGCACAGAAAACTAAGTGATATTTCTAAATTACTTCAGCTAGAGGCGttaaacacacactgtaccaCCCCAAGTATTAACTTATGGATCATGATTAGGGCTTCAGTGGAGGGGGCTTGGCAAAATAACAGCttgtttttattgattgatttattgattattacttattattattgattattacttattactgaAACAGCTGGAATGTGGATGTTCTGCAAAATAATGAATGGGAGAAAACATCTCtaacatttaaaatcattatAATCTGTTAACGATTGGTATCAAATATAGTCTGTTTTTATGATGTTGAACGCCATTTAAAGAGTTAACCCTTGTAAAGTAGTTTTAAAGCCCAAATGCTCAAATGATATATATCAGTCACATAAGCCCtacatttcagtgtttgttcttttttcacCTGTCCTACTTTACGCTGGTAGAAGTGATCTGTGTGTGATTCTGCTCACTCAGGAGAAGGGGATTACCACTAATCCACTCTGTAGCCAGAGAAGTTGGAGAGTTTTCTCAGCACTATTCGCTGCATGTGTTTTAAAGGAGTTTGTGATTTGTTTGTAGACCAGAATCATTTCCACTCGGGCAGTTTGTCATTCTAAATCGTGCCTGTAGTGTGTGCAGCTGGTTTGTCAGTAGGCTATGTGTCTGGTTGTGCTACtttacagcagctctgcaggtCACAAAAAAAGGACACAGCTTGCACAACTCAGTATTTTGCACATTTTCCTGGCTGCAAacggacccccccccccccccccccccccccccccccccccccccccccccNNNNNNNNNNNNNNNNNNNNcggaccccccccccccccatcctctctctctctctctctctctctctctctgttgtgcTCTCTAGCTCCTCTTCTCCCTTATATGTTTGACAGGAAGGGCTATCTTGCTGTTAGGCTCTCTGCAATGTGACTGCTATTCCTGTCCGTTGTCTCCTCCATTCCCCTGCTCTGAGAATTCAACCATCCTCAACAatccatccctctctccatctgtgcACACACTCTCCTTTttcccctgtttttttttttatttattttttttagggtTGACTCTTTAGACCCTTAAAAGGAGATGTTCTCTAAGCCTCTATTCACATCAAATTTGGGCACATATAGCTCACAGCTTCATACCTTCATCATCatataaaaagcaaataaaaaggcTTGATCTTATTTGGTGAGGAATCAGGCTAGTGATGGTCTGAGGCAGTCAGTAGGTACCACCTTGGGAAAGCAAGGATGAACTGGGACTTCAGAGAGAACATCTGGTTAACATTAGCTCTGTCGCTAGTCTCCTCCACTTAAAAGGTTGATTTTTGAATATGATTTTGTAAACAGTTTTTTCCAGCATAGTAGTCATGTGAATGTGCAGTAATCTCTGCAACTTGTGTGATACCAGTAATCTATAGGGATATATGATCAGTGCTTTGCCGTACTTCAGCGTGGATTCCCACAACAGAAGCAGTGTTTGTGAAACACATgagtcattgttttttttttgaatgcCCTGTATTTGAGCTCACAGGCTCATTCGTATGGCTTTGATAATATTTTTCCACTTGAACTGTTATGCCCCACCACCCCTTGTCCAAACCTCTCTGAATCTGGAAGCTGCAACTTCATCAAGTGCAagagagagggggtgggggtggctGGGCTGCACGCTAAAGAGAGGTTGATTTGCATGTCAGCACCTCTATCCAGCCATTGAGGCAGGCCCGGcagagggggagaggggaggggggggggattgCTGACTAGCTTCCTCCTGTGTCGGCCCAGGAACCTGGGAGCAGGCGGCGCACATTCCTCCCTCTGATTGCAGCTGATGAAACACTCATGTGCCTCTGTCTTCCCGGCACCTGGCACATGCAAACTCCTCAGATCCAAGCCACAGCAATGTGTTGTGGCTAACTGCAGCATGCCAGACCTAGGCGGGGCTAAGTTCAGATACAGACAGACCCAGGTCCAGCTCAATTTCAACATGACAATAGTGTTTTCAAATGCAATGAATGtaactgtgtttttctttttttgttgttgtttcttccAGTTATCAGGGCAAAGTTAGTTGGAGCACAGGAGGTTGACGTTGGCAATGACATCTATGGAAACCCCATCAAGCGGATCAAGTATGACATCAAACAAATCAAGGTACATGGGATAAAGCTATCAATTTCAtattgtggtaaaaaaaaaaaccaaaaaaaaaaaccaaacataatTCCGATATGAATCTAAATGTGATTTTCTCTGTTTGAATTGTCAGATGTTCAAAGGTCCCACCCAGGATGTTGATGCCATCTACACTGCTCCCTCCTCTGCAGTGTGTGGAGTGACTCTGGAGACTAATGGCAAGGAGTATCTTATCACAGGTAGAACTTTTTACCAAACACACGTTAAAAATATAACACATATTGTTCTTTGGCACATCTTCATATCACTTTTCATGCCTTCTAATTGCCTCTAATGCACTCCTGCTTCCACTACAGGCAAACTGGAGTCTGACGGGACAGTGCACATCACACTGTGTGACTTCATTGAGTCCTGGGAGGCCACGAGTGCCACACAGAAGAAGAGCCTGACTCAGCGCTATGAAATGGGATGTGATTGCAAGGTAGCAAAAGTTGAAGGACACTCAGTAGTCTTTGTAGAATGATCTTGAAAGATTCGTCGCTTGTTGTAAGCTCAATCCCTGATCTTGGTCTCTTTTCCGATCCGCAGATCACTCGCTGCATCTCCATCCCCTGCATGATCAGCGGACCGGCGGAGTGCCTTTGGACGGACTGGGTGATCGAGAAGACAGTCAACGGAGAGCAGGCCAAACACTTTGCTTGTATCAAGAGGAGTGATGACTCTTGTGCCTGGTACAGAGGGGCGGCGCAGCCCAAAAAGGATTTCCTGGACATCGAAGACCCTTAACTCCAGCACTGTCCAAGAGTCTGAGGATATCTGCAGCTGAGATATACTAAGATATATAAAAAACGAAAACACAAGTCAAGTCAAATTCTTATttaggtatttttttttattaagaaagcTAGAAGGTGTTGTGCTCTGTGGTGAGGTTGaacaaagtgattttaaaaaaagtttttatttgcaGGActcattatgttttttaatcaaCAGTCTTGTGAATTCAGCACTTTCATACACTTCTGCCCCCAAATTCAAAGCACTTCCTCATAAACCACTTTCTCCCTCAGCTGAAATAAAGGGATGATCATCACAATTCAGTATTACTGTTCATAGCATATTTGTTCTTGCGCTATTCATTTCTGATTTACTTTggggtgttttttgttttttaaccaaAGGTATTGTTTAGAGTGAACTATAGTTCTATAATGCAGCACATACACACCTATAACTCAAAGTGTAACAATTCTGTGAATCTTTGCGTTCATAAATAACATTAGGTGGCATCCTGATTTGTGACAGCAGAGCTATCACAAGGAAGGAGAGCCATCTCTTGCCTGTCCTGCTTCAGATTCTTTCTATTTTTTGCCAAGTATGCAAAACTTTCCCCCTCTGTTATTTTTAAAGGTGTGGCGAACCTGTTTGGAGTGAGCGCatagttttcttttaaatagtcCTAAATAGAAAAGAATGCACTTTGAACACAGTTGTCAGAGCAGTCATATTGTCTCTAatgaaaaatgtctgaaaaagaGGATTGAATCCtccattttgtagttttttttattacaactCTTCTCTTTGTAATGCTTTAGTGTAAGAACGTATTTTATTTAAGGAGGTTATATGATTCATCATctattgaaaaacaaatgccCACATTTTCTAAGAAATTACACCATTGGTATTGTAGAAAGAGAAGACCAAATATTGTAACAGTATTAGCAAGATACACATTTTTAAGGTCAAATTAGAGGCCTAAAGTTAACTGTCTGATAGGCTTGTCTTTTGGGACAGTGatttaaagaacattttgtaaCCAGTCACCCATTTACATGCAGAGCCTTTGACATGGCCGTAAAAGTATTGAGCAAATGTCTTGTGACTTAAATAACTAACATGAGAGTGTAAAAAGATTTGCCATTTGCAAATGTAGTCAAGTTAAGTGTGATGTCTTGTGCTGGTTTCACATGAGACGTTTGAGATGAATTTTGCATGCATATGTCCAACTGAAACAATACTGTACATTTGACTATTATATTAAATGCCAAACCGTGTTTTGACAATTTGCACTGGTTATTTTCACATCAAtggtcaaagtgtgtgtgtgagactccAGCTGTCATCACAAATTCCAAAGGATTTCAGTGCATGAAAGCATCAGAGTGGGTTTTGTTTGCTAGTTATGAACATTAAATTTACAGATTTAGTTTAAAGTGACTGGAGGGGAAAGTAATATTATACGTAATATTAGTCCAAACAGGGACAGGAGGTGCAGGGAGAACAGGACTGTGAGGCACACTTCATACAgcagggaaaagaaaaaaacgagCATGACAAACAAAAGTAGGCCTATCAGGCATagtttcagcttcttaaatctGTATTTAAGAGGCTTAATAGAGGCAAGGACAGAAGTTACAGCACCAGTAACTGCTTTGCCACACTGTAACAGGAATCTGCTGCCGCCTAGTGGAGACAACATGTGAAATTCAGACATTCCTTCACGAGCCTGTCCATGTGCACACATGTCACATGTCCGATCATGTCAGGATTTCACGATTTGGAATAATTTAATTAGTGaattacaatatatatatatatagcgctGCAAGATACtattgcatttgttttaatCTGTTCAAAAGAAATACATCCTAAATCTTTTCTTTGATGGTAGGCCTACTGTGACTGGAGTGACTCTTTCTACTAGTTTCCAGTTTACTCCTACGGTATTAATTAAGTCTTAACGGGACAGGATAGCCTACCTAAGATGGACTcttaacatttttacaataatcaaatatttagcAAAATCAGCAGAAATAGGGGAAGTGACACGAGGGAAGCGAGTTAATTCCTCGAAGGATTTTTATCTGACCGAGAGGCTGCTTCTTTTCAGCCCCTTGATGCAAGCACTAACAAAACTGCGGGCTATAATGGAGGATTTTGCGGTGCTCTTTGTTACAGTAAAATTGTTAACATGTATCGCGCCGATTGCATCAATGGTAAACAGCACTGGCTGGAAGTCACGTGCGGCTCTCTCCCCGAGAGCGCTACGTCAGTTtaagctctgattggctgaaccTTTCGGCTACAGTGTGACCTGGTCTCCGATTGGTCTTTGATCCTTGTCAGTCATTTTTTTTGTCGCCGCCCTCTGATAATGCAGCATGGGCGAAAATACCAGACCCGAGAGCTACAGCTGAGGAAGCAGACCGCTTTACTGTCAACGATTTTGGACGATTGAAAGAAAGGCGAGTGAACAAACTCATTGTGTATATCCGTAATATTTGTTAGCATGTGGCAAGGTGATGCTGTTAAACAAGCAGGCAGGATGTGGCGgctgcgggggggggggggttgttagCCACCTGGACTCTGGGATGCTAACCCACATTGCAGCATTGAGGGAGGCTGGAGGTCTCGCCACGTTAGGTTAGCTCGCGAGCTAATTTGCAGCTGCTACCCTCAAgcgtaaaaataaataaaatgatagaGCTGACAGCAGGAAAATACCAACAATTAAACATCGAAGAGTGAAGCTACATTTTGAAGTAATGGCGACGTTTTGACTCCGAACTTGAGACCGCTCAGGTCGACAATAACGTTAGCTATGGTTGTGTTAGCACATAGCATTTTAAGCCATGATGACTGGCCCTAAGAGTTGACTCCAGCTACAGTACTGCTTGGCTACTGGAGTTGATAACGACCATTACGAACCAGGAGGACTGAAAGTGCCTGAGATCTGACAGCTAACCTTACTAGTCGTCTAATGCAACAATAACGCCTGAGAGATTTTAGAAGTGACAGCAAGAGCTGAGCTGCCTTCAGGTGCTCACCATAAAATCTATCGTTCCCATTTTTGTCCACGAGTGTATACTTGTGATTTAACGGGCTTATAAAGCATGGAtagtcttttttgtttgtttgtttgtctactTTCGTTATCATTGAAATATGAAGTAGGCCAGCTGCATTATTTGTGCCAGCAACATAATTGATTAAATAATATGCCACAAGAAAATCttacctttaaaaaaacaaaaaaattaaatgaaccATAATGCTGCTTGACTCTATCTGCTCTCTATATGTGGCCAAATGGTGTATGTACAAATATCATGTCATGCCCGTTCACATAGTTGACTTTGTTGACTAGTATTTTCTCAGTCGTTATTACAATATTTTGGGAAGCCCTTGAAATCACTATCCTGTCATCAAAATCGTTTCTTTAAGgacataataaaacataacataataaaAAGTTAACATCCATCAATATtttccagtggtggaagaaatactcAGATCTGTTACTTAGGTGAAAGTAGGGTTACCATAGTCTACAAAtattccattacaagtaaaagttctgaATTTAAAAACGTTCAGCAAAATGTACGCAaggtatcaaaagtaaaattactcattatgcagaatggctcCTTTCACAGTGTTGTTGTATTGTCACGGAATAtcatattttctgtcaattttAGTCGCTTTACATACTACTGCGTGGatacaaaatgtcagaatataGTGACAAATACCACCACAAGTCAACTGAAAAGATGATGTCTGGTGTCAGATTCCAAAACCCCACACTATTTAGTTTACTATCTTAAAGGGGTATTTCACCACTGGAAAGAGGGTTTTTTTCCGTAAAACTGCAGTAGAAAGACGCAATATTTTTGAATTTTTGCTACATGACTAGAGCTGGGTAACATACAAGCCGGGCGCAGTGGGTGCTAAGCTAGTCTTGAACTTCTAAAAAATGTGTATTGCATGTTTTTACACTGTAACGTCGCCGTTTCATCTATGATTTGCACTTTGGTTGTTTTGCTCGCAGTTTCTTTTGAGGATCCTGAAGTATGTCTCAAGCTCTCCCCTGTCCATATGTGTCCCAAAACTTTGGTGTAGTGTTACACATGCTTGTGCCCCTTCCTCTGTAGATTCACCAACTTCATCCAAAAGAAACTGGCCTCTTTGAAATTCGCTGCAGGAAAGCGTCTCCACTTCTTTTTCCTTTGGCGCGCATTTACTGTAGCGTCACCATAAGTTGTCCCCGGCACGGGGCCACTCTGCGCCACTATGCTCACCTGATGGCGGTGCTTGACTCTCGGCTGTGGCAGCCTCTTCCTCCGCCATATGCCGTAATTCCTCCGCAATGTATTCTGGCTCATATAGAATATCTGATTCCAGCTTTACACTATTAAAATCGTTTTCTTTCATATCTACAGGAACATTGCCTTCTACCAGTGGTTGTTCTAGCCAGGTGATTTTGGACAGGATTTTTTGATTATGGAGCGGTGAGGAACCGCCCCTCTCTCTCGATCCGACTGTCCGTGGAGGCGGGCATACAAAAAATGCGGAAGTACAATCTATAGTTCAAACAACAGCCCTAGGGTGAAATGCGTCATCTGGCGGACTTTTGCCGGCAAATGAGCGGGGAGCTCTGGTGCAGGCAACATGGAGGGAAGTTAAACATTGTTCATTTGCATATACTTCCCACATTGTAATGATGCAACGCTGGTTGAAAATCGGGAAAGTTTCCCTTTAAGACAACATTTACAATGGGAGacggagaaaagaaacaaatcctcacattgagaagctggaaccagcaaatgtttgacattgcttgaaaaaattacaattaatcGTTTAGCAAAATAGTTCATAATAAAATTTACTTTTCATCGACTTATTGAGTAATTAATCATTTCAGGTCTAATGAGTAATTTTTTCCTTTGCCATTAGGGGTGGGTAGCTATTTTATCTTCTATATGTATTCAATTTTAAAAggtataaataaaacaaaccggTGTCTCCCGTATGCTGACAAATTGTTTGTGTTGCTCAGCCTCTGTGGTTGCGCTGCTTGGCAGAGAACTCTGACAACCAACACACAAAAGTCAGCTGCAACACAGCTTTGTATTTATACGAAAACTTATGATTAGGCCCCCCCCAGTCTAAAGGTTTGCACACAAATATACCATTCTAGCAGACTTGTCAGGGAGCCTGCACTGTCAGGTGTGTTTTCACATGGGAAAATACATTCTATACAACAATTGTCTACATCAGAAACACAAGTGTACAATTAAGACTAAAGGCACTTTGCAGTTGGACATATTGATATAACCTCTATTTCGTATTTTGCAATAATTCAGCCTGTCTCATATAGTAAAGTCCACTTTGTCGATTTTCAACCCATTTCTCTGTATTGGTCCTAATGTGATATGCTAATGCACCTTTTACACTTGTCGGTGTGTTCTGTATTTTGTCAGAAACCTAGGAAAACTATTCTCGTGTTTGTCATGTGATTGTATTGTCAGATGCGTGATTCTGCTCTCAGATCTCACACCAGGCACCTTCTAGCCCTCTTAACATCTAAAGGCATCTCAGATTACCTGATATAACTTTGTACTTGATGTGCAAGGCACAATGGACAAGGTAAATTTATTTGTCATgttacaacagggttgtaaaCTAAGATGCCGTGGAGTTTAAAATTATGCATGTTTACTCTACTAGACATATACTGTATCTATGCATGGATATTAGCATTTGTAGCCTCAGCTGATATCCGTTTCACTATACTTGTGCATAACTCATCACACCTTACAACATCATATAAATCAG is from Micropterus dolomieu isolate WLL.071019.BEF.003 ecotype Adirondacks linkage group LG02, ASM2129224v1, whole genome shotgun sequence and encodes:
- the LOC123965871 gene encoding metalloproteinase inhibitor 2-like, giving the protein MTWTANSRFVTLAILFLWRVEEIAEACSCSPVHPQQAFCNSDVVIRAKLVGAQEVDVGNDIYGNPIKRIKYDIKQIKMFKGPTQDVDAIYTAPSSAVCGVTLETNGKEYLITGKLESDGTVHITLCDFIESWEATSATQKKSLTQRYEMGCDCKITRCISIPCMISGPAECLWTDWVIEKTVNGEQAKHFACIKRSDDSCAWYRGAAQPKKDFLDIEDP